One window of the Trifolium pratense cultivar HEN17-A07 linkage group LG2, ARS_RC_1.1, whole genome shotgun sequence genome contains the following:
- the LOC123910435 gene encoding protein MICROTUBULE BINDING PROTEIN 2C-like, protein MQHSNLADDSDSWLSTAAASSAPNSNLNRDLFNDLVQIVPLVQSLIDSKATRSSFTRRGSIIYTKTPARESLFKKAVDSKGRNVAQSIPDTKIRDEGAKEQAKNGNNNSDADDSFSMFSGRAFASEKDAEELATLKEKMEELQLKLREKEELLKSAENLRDQMNAASAKLDEMKHQVSEKDGSLKYTQQQLSDAKIKLADKQAALEKIHWELMTSNKKVEKLQEELDSVQTDISSFTLLLEGLAKTDTAKYSDDYDTKPYVFNHAPDIDNMDEVECQKIEEARKAYIAAVVVCKEKRDEESIAAAANTRLQLQSLLFKSKNANL, encoded by the exons ATGCAGCATTCGAACTTAGCTGATGATTCAGATTCATGGCTTTCCACTGCTGCTGCTTCATCTGCACCTAATTCCAATTTGAATCGTGACCTCTTCAACGATCTCGTTCAAATTGTCCCTCTTGTTCAATCCCTCATT gATAGTAAAGCTACTCGTTCGTCGTTTACTCGTCGTGGTTCCATCATTTACACTAAGACACCTGCAAGAGAATCGTTGTTTAAAAAG GCAGTAGATTCAAAAGGCAGGAATGTTGCTCAATCCATTCCTGATACAAAGATAAGGGATGAAGGAGCAAAAGAACAAGCAAAAAATGGCAACAATAATTCTGATGCTGATGATAGCTTTTCTATGTTTTCTGGAAGAGCTTTTGCATCAGAGAAGGACGCAGAAGAGTTAGCTACATTGAAGGaaaagatggaggaacttcaactGAAATTAAGGGAGAAAGAAGAACTTTTAAAGTCAGCAGAAAACTTGAGAGACCAGATGAATGCTGCTAGTGCAAAACTCGATGAAATGAAACACCAGGTTTCAGAAAAAGACGGTTCACTAAAGTATACTCAACAACAACTATCTGATGCTAAG ATTAAGCTTGCAGATAAGCAAGCTGCCCTTGAAAAGATACACTGGGAATTGATGACATCCAACAAGAAAGTGGAGAAACTCCAAGAAGAGCTAGATTCTGTGCAAACAGATATTTCATCATTCACATTGCTGCTTGAAGGCTTAGCAAAAACCGACACTGCTAAGTACTCCGATGACTATGACACAAAGCCTTATGTATTCAATCATGCACCTgatatt GATAATATGGATGAGGTGGAATGCCAGAAAATAGAAGAAGCAAGAAAAGCTTACATTGCCGCAGTTGTTGTTTGCAAAGAAAAACGAGATGAAGAATCTATTGCTGCAGCTGCTAATACTAGGTTACAACTTCAGTCACTACTTTTCAAATCCAAAAATGCCAACCTGTGA